In Clostridium sp. JN-1, one genomic interval encodes:
- a CDS encoding YeeE/YedE thiosulfate transporter family protein — MIFTLREVLLFALGGATMGLGTRFANGCNVGALYTPIANFSLSGWVFLIFMVIGGIAGNTLAKRWFKRA; from the coding sequence TTGATTTTTACATTAAGAGAGGTTCTGCTATTTGCACTTGGTGGAGCTACAATGGGATTGGGTACAAGATTTGCAAATGGATGTAACGTCGGAGCATTATATACACCGATTGCAAACTTTTCTTTATCAGGATGGGTATTCCTAATATTTATGGTTATAGGCGGTATCGCAGGGAATACACTTGCCAAGAGATGGTTCAAAAGAGCGTAG
- a CDS encoding chemotaxis protein: protein MNTDILLESGTGELEILEFVINNKHYAINVIKVKEILEVDNLTRLPRSNPSIGGLILCRDEIITLIDLKYVLEGKSDTEEDNKSFKVIICEFNKIKVAFNIDKVLGVHRIGWNKIMKPQEIYANSLITGNIVLDHKIILMLDFEKIVTDISPSTGISEDKIANIDYKDRSNVKIMLADDSALIRKLLKDTLTKAGFKNLMFFNDGRQALDYLEGLEKEKHEKFTDEVQMLITDIEMPQMDGHTLTRKIKEHPILRRLPVVIFSSLITDDLKHKGVSVGADEQLSKPEIGDLVKVIDKYI from the coding sequence ATGAATACAGATATATTACTAGAAAGTGGAACAGGAGAGCTTGAAATACTTGAGTTTGTAATAAATAACAAGCACTATGCAATTAATGTTATAAAGGTTAAAGAAATATTGGAAGTTGACAATTTGACTAGATTGCCGCGTTCAAATCCTTCCATAGGCGGGCTCATATTGTGCAGGGACGAAATAATAACTTTGATTGATTTAAAATATGTTTTAGAGGGAAAAAGTGATACAGAAGAAGATAACAAAAGTTTTAAAGTTATAATATGTGAATTTAATAAGATTAAAGTGGCGTTTAATATTGATAAAGTTTTAGGAGTTCATCGTATTGGATGGAATAAAATAATGAAACCTCAAGAGATATATGCTAATTCTTTGATTACAGGAAATATTGTTTTGGATCATAAAATAATATTAATGCTGGACTTTGAAAAAATAGTTACAGATATTAGTCCAAGTACTGGAATAAGTGAAGATAAAATTGCAAATATAGACTATAAGGATAGATCAAACGTTAAAATTATGCTTGCAGATGACTCAGCTCTAATAAGAAAATTATTAAAAGATACGCTTACAAAGGCTGGATTTAAAAATCTAATGTTCTTCAATGATGGCAGACAAGCATTGGATTATCTTGAAGGTTTGGAGAAAGAAAAACATGAAAAATTCACAGACGAAGTTCAAATGTTGATTACGGATATTGAAATGCCTCAAATGGATGGACATACTCTCACAAGAAAAATTAAGGAACATCCTATTTTAAGAAGACTGCCTGTTGTAATCTTTTCTTCGCTTATAACAGATGATTTAAAACATAAAGGAGTATCTGTAGGTGCAGATGAACAGCTTAGCAAACCTGAAATAGGTGATTTAGTAAAAGTAATAGATAAGTATATATAA
- a CDS encoding HD domain-containing protein gives MLMKDVKIDMPGSVRYILNTLNEAGYEAYIVGGCVRDSLINRNPGDWDITTSALPEQVLNIFTSLGCKVVETGLKHGTVTIIINKESFEVTTYRVDGDYSDGRHPDSVTFTRSLKEDLARRDFTINSMSYNESRGLLDYFNGTLDIKNKIIRCVGNGSDRFNEDALRMLRCIRFSCQLDFDIDKQNLLDIFKISDNIKKISFERIREELNKILISQKPEKGLILLAQSKLLENFIPEFKDTYNFNQHSKYHDKDVFMHTISVVKNVPCNLEMRLAALLHDIGKPRCFTMGNDGIGHFYKHEIESQSMAKKILTRLKFDNKTIDTVCKLIYNHMTPTNLKNKSIKKLIIRVGRENIYNLLKLMKADRMAAAQEFRNYSDILSLKYKIDEIINQNEPLSVKELAVNGGDLMEIGYKQGKEIGIILNSLIEKVLDNPELNTREQLLKMAVEKKRL, from the coding sequence ATTTTGATGAAAGATGTAAAGATAGATATGCCGGGCAGTGTAAGATATATTTTAAATACTTTAAATGAAGCTGGATACGAAGCTTATATTGTTGGTGGATGTGTTAGGGACAGTTTGATAAATAGAAATCCAGGAGATTGGGATATAACTACAAGTGCACTTCCAGAACAAGTTTTAAATATATTTACAAGTTTAGGGTGTAAGGTAGTTGAAACAGGGTTAAAACATGGAACGGTTACAATTATTATAAATAAAGAATCTTTTGAAGTAACTACATATAGGGTTGATGGAGATTATAGTGACGGAAGGCATCCTGATAGTGTAACCTTTACAAGAAGTTTAAAAGAAGATTTAGCAAGAAGAGATTTTACTATAAATAGCATGAGTTACAATGAAAGCCGCGGGTTATTAGATTATTTTAATGGAACTTTAGACATTAAAAATAAAATAATAAGATGTGTTGGAAATGGCAGTGACAGGTTTAATGAAGATGCTTTGAGAATGTTAAGGTGTATAAGATTTTCATGCCAGCTGGACTTTGATATTGATAAACAAAATTTATTAGATATATTTAAAATAAGTGATAACATAAAAAAGATATCATTTGAAAGAATTAGAGAAGAACTAAATAAAATTTTAATCTCACAAAAACCTGAAAAGGGATTAATTCTCCTTGCACAATCCAAATTACTTGAAAATTTCATACCAGAGTTCAAGGATACTTATAATTTTAATCAACACAGCAAGTACCATGATAAAGATGTTTTTATGCATACTATCTCAGTTGTAAAAAATGTGCCTTGCAATTTAGAAATGAGATTGGCAGCTTTATTACATGATATAGGAAAGCCAAGATGTTTTACAATGGGTAATGATGGAATAGGTCATTTTTATAAGCATGAAATAGAAAGTCAAAGCATGGCTAAAAAAATACTTACTAGATTAAAATTTGACAATAAAACAATAGATACAGTATGCAAACTTATATATAATCATATGACACCTACAAATTTGAAAAATAAATCTATTAAAAAACTTATTATAAGAGTTGGAAGAGAAAATATATATAACCTTTTGAAACTCATGAAAGCTGATAGAATGGCAGCGGCTCAAGAATTTAGGAATTATAGTGATATACTGAGCTTGAAATATAAAATAGATGAGATAATAAATCAAAATGAACCACTTTCAGTTAAAGAATTAGCTGTTAATGGTGGTGACTTAATGGAGATTGGGTATAAGCAGGGAAAAGAAATAGGAATTATATTAAATAGTTTGATAGAAAAGGTTCTAGATAATCCTGAGCTCAATACTAGAGAACAGTTACTAAAAATGGCTGTAGAGAAAAAACGCTTATGA
- a CDS encoding NUDIX domain-containing protein has translation MELWDIYDCNACKTGLVKKRSDILNKGEYHLASEVWIINSKREILIQQRSSNKKTLPNIWALTTGCMISGEDTLDGSIREVKEELGIFLKRNDLNFMQRIFRTNTIWNIYFVYKDIDLSKIVLQTEEVSKVKLVSIKEFKDMLSLGKLYEYPEIYYILSLIK, from the coding sequence ATGGAATTATGGGATATATATGATTGTAATGCATGTAAAACTGGTTTAGTAAAAAAACGAAGTGATATTTTGAATAAAGGAGAGTATCATTTAGCTTCTGAAGTGTGGATAATTAATAGTAAACGTGAAATATTGATTCAGCAGAGATCCAGCAATAAGAAAACACTTCCTAATATATGGGCATTAACTACAGGCTGCATGATTAGTGGGGAAGATACGTTGGATGGTTCTATTAGAGAAGTAAAAGAGGAATTAGGAATATTCCTTAAAAGGAATGATTTAAATTTTATGCAAAGAATATTTCGTACAAATACAATTTGGAATATTTACTTTGTGTATAAAGATATTGACTTGTCAAAAATAGTTCTTCAAACAGAAGAAGTTAGTAAAGTAAAACTAGTGTCTATTAAGGAATTTAAAGATATGCTTTCGCTGGGTAAATTATATGAGTATCCTGAAATTTATTATATCTTATCCCTTATCAAATAA
- a CDS encoding FAD-dependent oxidoreductase — MDKLNNASKNTNGYLKSYWIESTPTTNYPALDKDVKVDAAIIGGGIVGITAGYILKNEGLKVAIIEASRIVQGTTGFTTAKITSQHHLIYDKLINSMGMEIARGYANANESSIGFINHMINKLNINCDFQRLPAYMYTREEEHIKDIEKETEAALKLGIKAKCADKLPINLQIKSAVVFENQAQFHPRKYLLPIAEKIPGDGSYIFENTEAVEIEEGNLVTIVTDKGKKVTAPKVIIASHFPCYDGMGLYLTRLKPQRSYVIAANIKEKFPDGMFINVENPGRSLRAQYDGKNQLVLVGGEGHKTAHGNNFEEHYNNLEKFAQSIFDVNSILYKWSAQDYITVDHVPYVGKLTSQTENIYVAAGFGEWGMTNGTAAARLLTDKILSKNNPWEEVFNPSRHFTIGAYKTLAAENFDVAKELIVNKIKSGEDNIDIKCGEGKTIELDGHKYGAYKDDNGVLHLVDITCTHVGCELKWNDAEKSWDCPCHGSRFTYDGEILEGPAVNKLHHYKEGANKIDPKILQS; from the coding sequence ATGGATAAACTAAATAATGCATCTAAAAATACTAATGGTTATTTAAAATCCTATTGGATAGAGTCAACACCAACAACAAATTATCCCGCATTAGACAAGGACGTAAAAGTAGATGCTGCAATTATAGGAGGAGGAATTGTTGGCATAACTGCAGGTTATATTTTAAAAAATGAAGGACTAAAAGTTGCTATTATTGAAGCAAGTAGAATCGTTCAAGGAACAACTGGTTTTACTACTGCCAAAATAACTTCTCAACATCATTTAATATATGATAAGTTAATAAATTCAATGGGTATGGAAATTGCAAGAGGATATGCTAATGCCAATGAATCATCTATAGGATTTATTAATCATATGATAAATAAGCTCAATATAAATTGTGATTTTCAAAGGCTTCCAGCATATATGTATACAAGAGAAGAAGAGCATATTAAGGATATCGAAAAAGAAACTGAAGCAGCTTTAAAACTGGGAATAAAAGCAAAATGTGCAGATAAATTACCAATTAACTTACAGATAAAATCAGCTGTAGTTTTTGAAAATCAAGCTCAATTTCATCCAAGAAAGTACTTACTTCCAATAGCTGAAAAGATACCTGGAGATGGAAGTTACATATTTGAAAATACAGAAGCAGTTGAAATAGAAGAAGGAAACTTGGTTACTATCGTTACAGACAAAGGTAAAAAAGTAACGGCTCCAAAAGTTATTATTGCTTCCCATTTTCCATGTTACGATGGGATGGGATTGTATTTAACAAGACTCAAACCACAAAGATCATATGTTATTGCTGCAAATATAAAAGAAAAGTTTCCAGATGGAATGTTCATTAATGTTGAAAATCCAGGACGTTCTTTAAGAGCACAATATGATGGAAAAAATCAATTAGTTTTAGTAGGTGGAGAAGGTCATAAAACTGCCCATGGAAATAATTTCGAAGAACATTATAATAATCTAGAGAAATTTGCTCAATCAATTTTTGATGTTAACAGCATATTGTATAAATGGTCAGCTCAAGATTATATAACTGTAGATCATGTACCTTACGTAGGAAAATTGACTTCTCAAACAGAAAATATTTATGTTGCAGCAGGATTTGGTGAATGGGGTATGACTAATGGTACCGCTGCTGCTAGATTACTAACTGATAAAATTTTAAGCAAGAATAATCCTTGGGAAGAAGTATTTAATCCATCAAGACATTTTACTATAGGTGCCTATAAAACACTAGCTGCTGAAAATTTTGATGTGGCAAAAGAGCTTATAGTTAATAAAATTAAGTCCGGTGAAGATAACATTGATATTAAATGCGGCGAAGGAAAGACAATTGAATTAGATGGTCATAAATACGGAGCTTATAAAGATGATAATGGTGTATTACACTTAGTTGATATTACCTGTACCCATGTTGGATGTGAATTAAAGTGGAATGATGCTGAAAAATCATGGGACTGCCCATGCCATGGTTCTAGATTTACCTACGATGGTGAAATCTTAGAAGGACCAGCAGTCAATAAGCTGCATCATTACAAGGAAGGTGCAAACAAAATAGATCCTAAGATATTACAATCATAA
- a CDS encoding NUDIX hydrolase has product MELDYVKYIRGKVGHDAINLTGVNVLIVDESNRVLLQRRGTFPYKWGLIGGITELGESLEQTAVRETKEETGLDVEELKLLGTTSGKECYICFPNGDKAYFITIGYYTKNFSGELKIDGLETKELKFFSCKKLPQDIPASHKMMLDIYYNKVNGS; this is encoded by the coding sequence ATGGAACTAGATTATGTGAAGTATATACGTGGTAAAGTTGGGCATGATGCAATAAATTTAACGGGAGTAAATGTATTGATAGTAGATGAAAGTAATCGGGTTTTACTTCAAAGAAGGGGAACTTTTCCGTACAAATGGGGATTAATCGGGGGAATTACTGAGTTAGGGGAATCTCTTGAACAAACAGCTGTTAGAGAAACAAAAGAAGAAACTGGACTGGATGTTGAAGAATTAAAATTATTGGGTACTACATCAGGAAAAGAATGTTATATATGTTTTCCTAATGGCGATAAAGCATATTTTATAACTATTGGATACTATACTAAAAATTTTAGCGGCGAGTTAAAAATAGATGGATTAGAAACTAAAGAGTTGAAATTTTTCAGCTGCAAAAAGTTACCTCAAGATATACCAGCTAGTCATAAAATGATGCTGGATATTTATTATAATAAAGTCAATGGATCTTGA
- a CDS encoding radical SAM protein, whose protein sequence is MKIVFIVPTADIRRNSIYRFGSKIYGHTNSIVGPLILGRILEDAGHTVEAYEELYEDLDFKKFEDADFIMLYTMTSNSTRAYHIADYFRNEKHKRVVIGGIHASSMPEEALQHADQVIVGEGESVIRDVVEGRIKDKIVYAKCIKNIDEIPFPDYNILKTPCDAANVITSRGCPFECSFCTTSRMFHPYRKRTPDNVIEELKTYKEQGFKYMNFEDDNFTADKARAKGILRKMISNKLVFRETFFFGRTDMANDEELLQLLHDAHLNRVLIGVESLNQKSLDDINKKQKISDIEKCGKVLKKYKIKIIASLVLGLDSDSKEDMERGEQFCKKIKAYQFQPAILTPFPKTPVYEQYEKENRMLKNDWQYFDMMVVNFKPKNMSPYDLQSEFFKLIKKFYTFKSSFAMFKIFGPAAGFRRLGLWIAVKFVNIFFKRKSNMNDGNIYNKLKEVSNS, encoded by the coding sequence ATGAAAATAGTTTTTATTGTACCAACAGCAGATATAAGGAGGAATTCTATATACAGATTTGGAAGTAAAATTTATGGACATACAAATAGTATTGTAGGTCCTCTTATACTTGGTAGAATTTTAGAAGATGCAGGTCATACTGTAGAAGCATATGAGGAATTGTACGAGGATTTAGATTTTAAAAAATTTGAAGATGCAGATTTTATAATGTTATATACCATGACTTCTAATTCTACTAGGGCTTATCATATTGCAGATTATTTTAGAAATGAAAAACATAAAAGGGTTGTAATAGGTGGAATACATGCATCAAGTATGCCAGAAGAAGCTTTGCAGCATGCAGATCAGGTGATTGTAGGTGAAGGAGAAAGTGTAATTAGAGATGTAGTTGAAGGCAGAATTAAGGATAAAATAGTTTATGCAAAATGTATAAAAAATATAGACGAAATACCATTTCCAGACTATAATATTCTAAAAACACCATGTGATGCGGCAAATGTAATTACATCAAGGGGATGTCCTTTTGAATGTTCATTTTGTACTACATCAAGAATGTTCCATCCATATAGGAAGAGAACACCAGATAATGTAATAGAAGAACTTAAAACGTATAAGGAACAAGGATTTAAATATATGAATTTTGAAGATGATAATTTTACTGCAGATAAAGCAAGGGCTAAAGGAATATTAAGAAAAATGATTTCAAACAAATTAGTGTTTAGAGAGACTTTCTTTTTCGGAAGGACGGATATGGCAAATGATGAAGAACTGCTTCAGCTGCTTCATGATGCTCATTTAAATAGAGTACTTATAGGAGTAGAATCTTTGAACCAGAAGTCTTTAGATGATATAAATAAAAAACAGAAAATTTCTGACATTGAGAAGTGTGGTAAAGTTCTTAAAAAATATAAAATAAAAATAATCGCAAGTTTGGTACTTGGATTGGACAGCGACAGCAAGGAAGATATGGAAAGGGGTGAGCAATTTTGCAAAAAAATAAAGGCATATCAATTTCAACCTGCTATTTTAACTCCTTTTCCTAAAACTCCTGTTTATGAGCAGTATGAAAAGGAAAATCGTATGTTAAAAAATGACTGGCAGTATTTTGATATGATGGTTGTAAACTTTAAACCTAAAAATATGTCACCCTACGATTTGCAAAGTGAGTTTTTTAAATTGATAAAGAAGTTTTATACTTTTAAGTCATCTTTTGCAATGTTTAAAATTTTTGGACCTGCAGCAGGGTTTAGAAGGTTAGGTCTGTGGATTGCAGTTAAGTTTGTAAATATATTTTTTAAAAGAAAATCAAACATGAATGATGGAAATATATACAACAAGTTAAAAGAAGTTTCCAATAGTTAA
- a CDS encoding aspartyl-phosphate phosphatase Spo0E family protein: MSKIEKILQQIEDLRKSLNALIEEKDTLLDPKVINASQMLDSMLNEYNKIVETKKDK, from the coding sequence ATGTCAAAGATAGAAAAAATATTACAACAAATAGAAGACTTGAGAAAAAGTCTTAATGCATTAATTGAAGAAAAAGATACTTTATTAGATCCAAAAGTCATTAATGCAAGTCAAATGTTAGATTCAATGTTAAATGAATATAACAAAATAGTTGAAACAAAAAAGGACAAGTAA
- a CDS encoding glycogen/starch/alpha-glucan phosphorylase, with protein MLDVSQLKEDIQKFLKVDYAVNLDTAKTYQKYNAVSKAVMAQIIDNLNKTCEVYSKNRQVHYFSAEFLMGRALGNNLMNLKVYEDVKKALDDMHIDINAVEEIEEDAGIGNGGLGRLAACFMDSAAANNLPVTGYGIRYSYGLFKQSFKDGFQVESADNWLKYGDPWSIRCDSDAVTVDFSDYSVKAVPYDTPVIGYGTKNINKIRLFKAEPINEFDFNAFNDQKYKKAVEEKNNADNISKVLYPNDSTELGKILRLRQQYFFTSAALKNIIKKFKRYHGDDFKLFSKYNAIQLNDTHPVSAVPEFIRILTKDEGMNFEEAWNITVNVFSYTNHTIMREALEEWDVELYRNLLPDVYRIIKKIDSRLIKELEAKGYGYDKINSMRIIYNGKIKMAYLAIYGSHNTNGVSEIHTGILKNRELKDWNELYSERFLNVTNGITPRRWLLLSNRELAFFITELLKTDEWITNLNLLKKLEEYADNKEVLNKFLSIKKMKKVQLAQHIKVHENITINPESIFDVQAKRLHEYKRQLLNAFNILNLYYRLKENPEMDIVPRTFIFGAKAAPGYIRAKAIIKYINEIAKLINNDDSINGKIKVVFIQNFGVSYGERLFPAADISEQISTAGREASGTGNMKLMLNGSLTIGTYDGANIEIVQEAGMENEFIFGSRFEELEKIKKSYDPKEYYNSVPGLKRVVNTLIDGTFDDGDTGIFEDLYNSLLKDTKTDRADNYFILKDFNDYRKTQCRINEEYKDKLSWARKCWMNVANAGKFSSDRSIKEYSNKIWHIEPHKC; from the coding sequence GTGTTAGACGTAAGTCAATTAAAAGAAGACATACAGAAGTTTCTTAAGGTAGATTATGCAGTGAATTTAGATACTGCAAAAACCTATCAGAAATATAATGCAGTTTCTAAAGCTGTTATGGCACAAATAATTGACAATTTGAATAAAACTTGTGAAGTTTATTCAAAGAACAGGCAGGTGCATTATTTTTCTGCTGAATTTTTAATGGGAAGGGCTTTAGGGAATAACTTAATGAATCTTAAAGTTTATGAAGATGTAAAAAAAGCTCTGGATGATATGCATATAGATATAAATGCTGTTGAGGAAATAGAAGAAGATGCTGGAATTGGAAATGGCGGACTTGGAAGGTTAGCTGCTTGCTTCATGGATTCAGCAGCTGCAAATAACTTGCCTGTTACAGGATATGGAATTAGGTACAGCTACGGACTTTTTAAACAGAGTTTTAAAGATGGATTTCAAGTTGAAAGTGCAGATAACTGGTTAAAATATGGAGATCCATGGTCTATAAGATGTGATAGTGATGCTGTAACTGTAGATTTTTCAGATTACAGTGTAAAGGCTGTCCCTTATGATACTCCAGTTATTGGATATGGTACGAAAAATATTAATAAAATAAGACTTTTTAAGGCAGAACCTATAAATGAATTTGATTTTAATGCTTTTAATGATCAAAAATACAAAAAAGCAGTTGAGGAAAAAAACAATGCGGATAATATATCAAAAGTTTTATATCCAAATGATTCTACAGAGTTAGGTAAAATACTTAGACTTAGACAGCAGTATTTTTTTACTTCTGCAGCTTTAAAAAATATAATTAAAAAGTTTAAAAGATATCATGGTGATGATTTTAAACTATTTTCTAAATACAATGCAATTCAATTAAATGATACCCACCCAGTTTCAGCTGTACCAGAATTTATAAGAATACTTACAAAAGACGAAGGTATGAACTTTGAAGAAGCATGGAATATAACTGTAAATGTATTTTCATATACAAATCATACTATAATGAGGGAAGCCCTTGAAGAATGGGATGTTGAATTATATAGAAATTTACTGCCAGATGTGTATAGAATAATTAAGAAAATAGACAGCAGACTAATCAAGGAACTTGAAGCAAAAGGATATGGATACGATAAAATAAATTCAATGAGAATAATATATAATGGAAAAATTAAGATGGCATACCTTGCAATTTACGGATCTCACAATACAAATGGTGTATCAGAGATACATACAGGTATACTCAAAAACAGAGAACTTAAGGATTGGAATGAATTATACAGTGAAAGATTTCTAAATGTAACTAATGGAATTACCCCCAGGAGGTGGCTTCTACTTTCAAATAGGGAATTAGCATTTTTTATAACAGAACTTTTAAAGACTGATGAGTGGATTACAAACCTTAATTTATTAAAGAAACTTGAAGAGTATGCAGATAATAAAGAGGTATTAAATAAATTTTTAAGTATTAAAAAAATGAAAAAAGTTCAGCTGGCACAGCATATAAAAGTTCATGAAAATATCACTATAAATCCAGAATCTATATTTGATGTTCAAGCAAAGAGGCTGCATGAATATAAAAGACAGCTTTTAAATGCATTTAATATTTTGAATTTATACTATAGATTAAAGGAAAATCCTGAAATGGATATTGTACCAAGAACATTCATTTTTGGAGCAAAAGCAGCGCCTGGATATATTAGGGCTAAAGCTATAATAAAGTATATAAATGAAATAGCCAAACTTATAAATAATGACGATTCAATTAATGGAAAAATTAAAGTGGTTTTTATTCAAAATTTTGGAGTATCGTATGGAGAAAGGTTATTTCCAGCTGCAGACATTTCGGAGCAAATATCAACAGCTGGCAGGGAGGCATCTGGTACTGGAAACATGAAACTTATGTTAAATGGAAGCCTAACTATTGGAACTTACGATGGTGCTAATATAGAAATAGTACAGGAAGCAGGAATGGAAAATGAGTTTATATTTGGCTCGCGTTTTGAAGAACTTGAGAAAATAAAGAAAAGTTATGATCCTAAGGAATATTATAATTCTGTACCAGGACTTAAAAGAGTAGTAAACACATTAATAGATGGAACTTTTGATGATGGTGATACAGGGATATTTGAAGATTTATACAATTCGCTGCTTAAAGATACAAAAACTGATAGAGCAGATAATTATTTTATACTTAAAGATTTTAATGATTATAGAAAGACTCAATGCAGGATAAATGAAGAATATAAAGATAAGTTATCATGGGCGAGAAAATGCTGGATGAATGTTGCAAATGCAGGTAAATTCAGCAGTGATAGAAGCATAAAAGAATACTCAAATAAAATCTGGCATATAGAGCCGCATAAATGTTAA
- the malQ gene encoding 4-alpha-glucanotransferase, with translation MIKRSSGILMHITSLPESYGIGTFGKEAYNFVDFLIKAGQKYWQILPLGPTGEGDSPYQPFSSFAGNPYFIDLDILNLDGILNKSVYENIDFGSDPEKVDYDKIFKNKMKVLKIAYENFIEKYNPHIDKFREENKLWLEDYALYMALKLKFDLKPWQEWETDIKLRKKSALTHYKSELKHDIGFWIFLQYEFFKQWTALKSYANRNGIKVIGDIPIYAAADSADTWSNSEVFLLDENKNPIMVSGCPPDAFSKTGQLWGNPIYNWSYLENSGYKWWIERIRKNASLYDVTRIDHFRGFESFWEIPFGEDTAVNGKWVRGPGIKLFDKVKDELGNVSIIAEDLGYLTEDVINFRIAAGYPGMKVLEFAFDTREESDYLPHNYDKNCVVYIGTHDNAPVMGWLQDASEKDVNFSKKYLKLSKEEGYNWGFIRGALSSVSNLSIIQIQDYLGFGNEARMNIPSTIGGNWQWRVKKEDINAKLAEKIKDITKLYGR, from the coding sequence ATGATTAAAAGAAGCAGCGGTATATTAATGCATATCACATCTTTACCGGAAAGTTATGGAATTGGTACATTTGGAAAAGAAGCTTATAATTTTGTGGACTTTTTAATAAAAGCAGGACAAAAATATTGGCAAATACTGCCCTTAGGACCTACTGGAGAAGGAGATTCTCCTTATCAACCTTTTTCATCTTTTGCCGGAAATCCATATTTTATAGATTTAGATATTTTAAATTTAGATGGAATTTTAAATAAGTCTGTATATGAAAATATAGATTTTGGCAGTGATCCTGAAAAAGTAGATTACGATAAGATATTCAAAAATAAGATGAAAGTTTTAAAAATTGCTTATGAAAATTTTATAGAAAAATATAATCCCCATATAGATAAGTTTAGGGAAGAAAATAAATTATGGCTGGAAGATTATGCACTTTATATGGCATTGAAGTTAAAGTTTGACTTAAAGCCGTGGCAGGAGTGGGAAACGGATATTAAACTTAGAAAAAAATCTGCTTTAACTCATTATAAAAGTGAATTAAAGCATGATATAGGATTCTGGATATTTTTGCAGTATGAATTTTTTAAGCAGTGGACTGCCCTTAAAAGCTATGCAAATAGAAATGGAATAAAAGTCATAGGAGATATTCCCATTTATGCAGCCGCAGATAGTGCAGATACTTGGTCAAATAGTGAAGTATTTTTGCTGGATGAAAACAAAAATCCTATCATGGTTTCAGGGTGTCCCCCAGATGCTTTTTCAAAAACAGGGCAGTTATGGGGTAATCCTATATATAACTGGAGTTACTTGGAAAACAGTGGATATAAATGGTGGATAGAGAGAATTAGAAAAAATGCCAGTTTATATGATGTAACGAGGATAGATCATTTTAGAGGATTTGAGTCTTTCTGGGAAATTCCATTTGGTGAAGATACGGCTGTAAATGGCAAGTGGGTAAGAGGACCTGGAATAAAGTTGTTTGATAAAGTTAAAGATGAATTGGGAAATGTAAGTATAATAGCTGAAGATCTTGGATACCTGACTGAAGATGTAATAAATTTCAGAATTGCTGCAGGGTATCCCGGCATGAAAGTACTGGAATTTGCCTTTGACACAAGGGAAGAAAGTGACTATCTGCCGCATAATTATGATAAAAATTGTGTAGTGTATATTGGAACTCATGACAATGCACCTGTTATGGGATGGCTTCAGGATGCCAGCGAAAAAGATGTGAATTTTTCTAAGAAATATTTAAAGCTAAGTAAAGAAGAAGGATATAATTGGGGATTTATAAGAGGAGCTTTGAGTTCTGTGTCTAACCTTTCTATTATACAGATTCAGGATTATCTAGGGTTTGGAAATGAAGCTAGAATGAATATTCCGTCTACCATAGGTGGAAACTGGCAGTGGAGAGTAAAAAAAGAAGACATTAATGCTAAGTTAGCAGAAAAAATTAAAGATATTACAAAATTATATGGGAGGTAG